The Negativicutes bacterium genome has a segment encoding these proteins:
- a CDS encoding aminoglycoside 6-adenylyltransferase: MRSEQEMLDLLLSTAEHDERIRAVYLNGSRANVKVPKDIFQDFDIVYVVTETASFLADPHWLKRFGEILIMEEPDRLDRALGQPRDFSERYAWLMQFTDGNRIDLSILTKAAMRKEFGRDSLSVVLLDKEALLPEIPAANDGDYLVQRPSQAIFDCRCIDFYWVAPYIAKGLWRNELLYALDYFQSQKVKLITMLNWQVGTETDFTVSTGKSGKYLKNYLSPQTWQKLLATYPGSEETALWQALFTMMDLFEETAQTVAVRLQFSYDQRLARNSKSFVRHIYELPRNAKEIY, translated from the coding sequence ATGCGCAGCGAGCAGGAAATGCTGGATTTGCTTCTCAGCACAGCCGAACACGATGAGAGAATCCGTGCGGTTTATCTCAACGGTTCCCGGGCAAATGTCAAGGTCCCGAAAGATATCTTTCAGGATTTTGATATCGTTTATGTGGTCACGGAGACCGCTTCCTTTTTAGCCGATCCCCATTGGCTCAAGCGGTTTGGTGAAATCCTGATTATGGAAGAACCGGATCGCCTGGATCGGGCCTTGGGACAACCCCGCGATTTCTCAGAGCGCTATGCCTGGCTGATGCAGTTTACCGACGGCAACCGCATCGATCTTTCTATCCTGACCAAAGCGGCGATGCGAAAAGAATTCGGTCGCGACAGTCTGAGCGTTGTCCTGCTTGATAAAGAGGCGCTGCTGCCGGAAATCCCGGCTGCCAATGACGGCGATTATCTCGTACAGCGGCCAAGCCAGGCGATTTTTGATTGCCGCTGTATCGATTTTTACTGGGTGGCGCCGTACATCGCCAAAGGACTTTGGCGCAATGAATTGCTCTACGCCCTGGATTATTTTCAATCTCAAAAAGTTAAGCTGATCACTATGCTGAACTGGCAGGTCGGTACGGAAACCGACTTCACGGTTTCCACCGGAAAATCCGGAAAATATCTGAAAAATTATTTGTCGCCGCAAACCTGGCAAAAATTGCTGGCAACCTACCCCGGCAGCGAGGAAACCGCACTTTGGCAGGCCTTATTTACGATGATGGACTTATTTGAAGAAACCGCCCAAACGGTGGCGGTACGGCTGCAGTTTTCTTATGATCAAAGATTAGCCCGCAACAGTAAATCTTTCGTCCGCCATATTTACGAACTGCCCCGCAACGCCAAAGAGATTTATTAA
- a CDS encoding glycosyltransferase, which yields MKVLFLYLPTGQGHYSTSKAMADYLQEQGVTCELLDVYEQIAPLLNETVSRGYLLSASYAKPAYQKIYQIMDRVTKPASPYSPTQLITRLLTHEIQDYILNFQADVIISSHVFASCMLNLIKKRGLLPNTLTVNIITDFTVHPLWQECTDMDYFVVASELLAYGLQRKGISLSKMLPFGIPVHPKFSQRVEQKEARRQLDLDPEKKTLLIMSGSMGFGHLDETIEKLDLLPLDYQALVVCGNNKRIYNLLKKIRVKKDFRIYGFVDNVDLMMDAADCIITKPGGLTSSEALAKGLPMIMINPIPGQEIRNVEFMLNNGLALHVTPTFPLEEAVYNLFSNQLRVRILRDTIQLLGKRTATQELCGFIMHWYEQKTAQTGQN from the coding sequence ATGAAAGTTTTATTTTTATACCTTCCCACCGGACAGGGACATTATTCCACCTCCAAAGCCATGGCCGACTATCTGCAGGAACAAGGCGTCACTTGTGAGCTGCTCGACGTCTATGAGCAAATTGCTCCTTTGTTGAATGAAACTGTTTCCCGGGGTTATTTGCTCAGTGCTTCTTATGCGAAGCCGGCTTATCAAAAAATCTATCAAATCATGGATCGGGTGACCAAACCTGCTTCCCCTTATTCGCCGACTCAGCTGATCACCCGCCTGCTGACGCACGAAATACAGGATTATATTCTCAATTTCCAGGCGGATGTGATCATCAGCTCGCATGTTTTTGCCTCCTGCATGCTCAATCTGATCAAAAAACGGGGATTGCTGCCAAATACCCTGACCGTGAATATCATCACAGACTTTACGGTTCACCCGCTCTGGCAGGAATGCACCGACATGGATTACTTTGTGGTTGCCAGCGAACTCTTAGCCTACGGTTTGCAGCGCAAAGGGATTTCGCTCAGCAAAATGCTGCCCTTTGGCATTCCGGTTCATCCGAAATTCTCGCAGCGCGTGGAACAAAAAGAAGCCCGGCGTCAATTGGATTTAGATCCGGAAAAAAAGACGTTATTGATCATGAGCGGCTCCATGGGATTCGGGCATCTGGATGAAACCATTGAAAAATTGGATTTGCTGCCGCTTGATTATCAGGCTTTGGTGGTTTGCGGCAATAATAAACGCATCTACAATTTATTGAAAAAGATTCGGGTCAAAAAAGATTTCCGTATTTACGGTTTTGTCGACAATGTGGATTTGATGATGGATGCCGCCGATTGCATCATCACGAAACCAGGCGGTTTAACTTCATCAGAGGCTCTGGCAAAAGGGTTGCCAATGATTATGATCAATCCGATTCCCGGTCAGGAAATCCGCAATGTTGAATTCATGCTGAACAATGGGTTGGCGCTCCATGTTACTCCCACTTTTCCTCTGGAAGAAGCAGTCTACAATTTGTTTTCCAATCAATTGAGAGTCAGAATTCTGCGGGATACCATTCAGCTGTTAGGGAAAAGAACCGCTACCCAGGAGCTCTGCGGATTTATCATGCATTGGTATGAGCAGAAAACGGCTCAAACCGGTCAAAATTGA